TTGGTCCACCGCCATAGTGCCCAGCCCGGGTTTAGCAACCGGCTGGAGCGCCCAGGCAGCGCTGGTCAGATATGGACGGTCCTTTACCAGGCGGAGCCGGGCCGCCTGGAGTTCGGCGGGCATGGTAGGCATCCTACATCAGCCCTCCCTTCTGAAGCAGAGGGATGAACTCCCGCAGCTCCTTCTGCGGCAGCGGCAGGTTCGGCTTTTTCGCCGCAGCCAGGGCCTTCGCCGCTGCCGCAGCGATGTCCTTGACCCCCTGTTCAGCAGCACGGGCCAGGACCTGCCAGGCCGCCAGCCAGCGGTCTTTTGTCAGATTCCCCACCGCGGCAGATACAACCGCTGTCAGAACCGCAAACGCCTGGTCTCCACGTTCAGGGATACGAAACCGGTCTGGGTGCGCAAGTATTTCCTCCGGGTCAGGCAGGTCCAGGGCCTTCCGCCAGGCAAGGAACTCCAGCCCGGCCCCCTCGCCGACGCACCCGGCCACCAGGGAGGCAGCCACGTCCTCCCCGGCCTGCGCTGCATCACAGGCGGCCAGTAACCGGGCCGCCATGTCCCACGAACGCGGAGACGGCCACGCGCGCCCGGCCTGCTCATCAGACGCAGGTACCTGCAGAAGCAGGTGCGGCCGGTGGCGGATGAAACCGGCCACCAGCGCCCGCGAAGCCGGTATCCCGGCTTCCCAGCCGTCGGGCAGTCGGGGCACAACAGGTATCCGCCAGCCCTGGATCATGCCGTCCACCCATGCCTCTGTGTCAAGGGACCAGGTCAGGTGGCAGAAACGGTTCGCCAGCGGGGCGCTCAGGTCCCAGCCCCCGGCGGCCTGTTCCGGCGGGTTTGCCGCCGCAACCACGGATACCCCGTCCGGCAGCGGCAGGTCACCGACCACCCGGTCCAGGACCACCCGCAGAAGGGCGGCCTGCACCGCCGGCGGGGCGGTGGAGATTTCATCCAGGAACAGGATGCCCTTCCCGGCCTCCGCCAGCCGCCGCGCCCATGCGGGCGGTTCCATGACCACCCCGTTGTCCCGGATTACCGGAAGGCCGGAGAAGTCTGCAGGTTCCCGGATGGAGGCCAGGACAACCTCCAGCGGGAGACCAAGTTTGTCCGCCAGCGCACTAATACTGGCGGTTTTGCCGACGCCCGGCGGTCCCCATGCGAGGACCGGGGTGCCAGCCTGGATGGCAACTGAAAGAGCAGGCACGATTGTCATGCCTGCTCACCCCCTTTCAACCAGCGAAGGCGGTAGGAGCCGTCCTTCGCCTTTATAATTTTTGCGCGGGCGGGGTGAACCTCAAACCCCCGCCCCTGTTTCCCTGCCAGGACGGTAAATCCCTTGTCGTCCTCAGACAGTACGTCAAGGACGAAGCAACCGTCCACAACCGCCAGCCCGCGCCGCCAGACGCGGGAAAACCATTGCAGCGGCACGGCAGCGCTGACATAACTGTCCGTACCGGGCCATTTGCCATTGTGGCTCCAAACCCTGCTGCTGGAACCGCTAATGACAGGGTCCCCGATGCGGACGCAAACCTCATGGTTCCCGCCCGCCCAGGATGTTCGGCTGCGGCGGTAGGAACAGGTTTCCAGCGCCTTCCCAGCCAGCCTTGCCACCCGCGCGGCGGCGCGGGTAGCGAACGGGACCGACAACGGGTCAGCCTTAGCGTTCCGCCGGCGACGGGCCGCGGCTTTTTCCCGCCCGGCGTCAAACGCTGGCCGCAACCCGGCGGGCAGGTCCCGCCGGTAAAACGGGAGTTTTACGCCCCGCCTCCAGGTCTCCAGGACCTTGAGGCAGCGGCAGGGCTCGCCGCCCAGGGCCTCGAAGGCCCTGTCGGCTTTTATGTCCGGGTGGTCGTGGAGCACGACCGCCCCGGACGGGGTAATACTGATGGTGTGCAGTGCGCCTTCACAGCGCACGCGCACCGAAACAACCGGTTTCTTTTTTGTCATTTTTTTGTTCCCCCTTTTGTGAAAAATAAAAAGGGGCACGCATTGGTTTTCTTAAAAAACGCAATACGTACCCCTTTTCCGCCCCGAGGGTCAGTCCTCAAGGGCATCGGCCACCGTGGCAAGGCTGCGGCAGCCGATAATTTTTCCCTGCTCGTCCCTGACGGTGTCGTTTGGAACGAGCAGGTCCCGCCTGTGACGGGCGGCCTGAGCCACAGCGAGGGACACGATATAGAACGTGCCCTCCTCCGGGTCGGGCAGGTTTTCTACCCGACCCAGGGACTTGCGGATTACAGGTATCCGCAAGTCCCCTATAAAAATTTCTCCGATCTGCTCGGAGGTCTCCGAGCAGCGGGGAAGTTTTTCGGCGGCGGAGGGTATCTCCACCGCCGCCCCGTCCTCCCGCACCAAAGTTACCGGGTGCGGGGTTAAGTTAATTATTTTTTTGATTTCCATATGCTTCGGCATTTGTCATTCCCCCTTTTTTTATATTTTGTAAAATATACAGCCTGCCGTTGGTTCCCGGCAGGCAAAATAAAAAGGGGTATGCAGCACTTTATAAAGTGACATACATACCCCTTTAACTCTGTTTTGAAAACCTGGTCTCCCGCATAATGTGTTAACACGGGAAACAAAAGTGAAAACTTCAAACAAAACAAAAAGACTTTGGTACAGGTATATTATACCAGATACCAAAGTCTTTTGTAAAGGTTTTTTTGCTGCAGGGGATACTGTGATGCCTCCACCAGAAAGCCAGCCCTGGACAAAAACCACGGTTAACTTTCTGGTGGAGGCGGGGGGAGTCGAACCCCCGTCCGGAAAACAACCTGCACAGGCATCTCCGAGCGCAGCCCGGTGTTTTGGCTTCGCAGGCACAGCCGCCCTGACCGGCAGGCTGCCGTGCCGCTATCCCGACGAATCTCGCCCAGCCCCTCCGGGAACCGGGGCGGGCCAGCCCTGTACAATGACCCCCGTATCCCTCACCCAGGGCGCAGAGGGCCGGAAGATACAAAAAAATTAAACAGCGCCTGTAAATCCACCGTTTTAACGGGCTGGTGGGACCCCGGCTCGCTTCCCGTGCCTGTTCATCCCCCGTCGAAACCTGTCCGCCCCCATAGAATGAGCCCGGAGATTACTCTCCGGGCTCTGCTACGACACAGTTTTCCACACCTGTGTCGTACCCACATACCGGGCAAATTGCGCCCGGTATGCTCTCCAGTCTGGTCCCGCATATGTGGACCAGACTGTTTTTTCCCTGGGAGCAGTCCTCGGGCTGTTCCCAATAAAGAACAACCCCGAGGACTCTGGCCGCCTCTGCAAGGGCGGCCACCACCCAGGCGGTCACGACCGGATTGGCCGTGGCCAAGCATCTGTCCGTTTCATCCAGACAGATGCTTAATTCGCCCCGGCGATAAACCGGGACGTCATTTTCATCTGCCTGGTTAGGCAGATGATCTAACATCAATCTTCCCCTTTCGGGGAAGATTTTTTCTAACGCCGCCCATGCCAGGGCATGGGCCGCTTCGAGATCATCGACCTTGGACAGGTCGATAACCTCACTTAATCTTTTTTTCATAATTTCCCCGCCTGCGTCAGACACAGACGGGGTTTCACCCCCTTTTGTTTTTTATTTTCACCCCCACCCCACGTACCGGGTGAGGGGTTAGCCTCCTGCACCCCTGGAAACAGCACTGAAACAGGTTCAATCCTGTTCCCAGGGCTTTTCCGAAAAAAATTTTAACACCCGCCGGGCCGGACCGGCGGGTGATTTTTATTTTTTATCTACATACCACCGCCTGAGACGGTGGTATTCTTTTTCTGGGACAAAAACCAGTCCCAGAATTTCATTCTTTTCAATCCTCCACCCGGAGTGGCACTCGTTGCCGCACTCACAGGTGGTTGAAAAACTCTCTTCTCCGAATGCGGCACTGCCGCAATCGGAGATTGTTATTATTCCACCCTCTTCTTCGAGGGTGGAGTAAAATTCCTCTACTGAGTTTTCTACATCATCGTAGACTAAGTAGTCTACGATGATAAATCCATTCTTTCTTCTTATTGCAAACATGTTTTCCCTCCCCCCTCACACTGAGTAGGGAGGGTCCACCTCCTTTTTTGTTTTTTTTATTCCTCCACCGTTCCGGCTCCGGTGGAGGTCTTCCTGCACCCGCCGAACATCCGTTCCCCGGCGGGCGTGAAATAAAAAGGGGTACGCACTGGTTTTCTTAAAAAACGCAATACGTACCCCTTGAACTCTTTTTTAAAAAACTTGCTTTTCCACCCTCAAGGGGGGAAAAGGAAAAATCAAAAACTTACATTCCTACCACCCCAAAAGGTGGCAGAAAAGACTAGAAAAAAACTTTAATCTGATTACATTTTACCAGATTACCAAAGTTTTTGTAAAGAGCCTGAAAAAATTTTTCTTGAGTTTACTGGCTCCGGTGGTACCGGAAATAGTCCTGCCAACTGCCGCTTATGATTATTGCCGCATCGTCGGTCTTAACCACGCCGTTGGAGTACGTTACCCGGAACCTGAACGTATAGGTGCCGTCGGGCAACTGCTCAAAATCCGGCTGCCACATGTCGCCGGTCCAGTTAACCCTGTCCGTTGAGGTTAACGTGCTGGTTATACCATTGTTTAAAAGTGTTGCTGTGACAGACACGGCCTTGGTGGCGGAACTGCCGGTGTCAGTGGTAGCGGCTGTAAGGACAAACCGTTCCCCGGCCCAGAATACGTTGTACCCCCTGGGCAGGTTGTCGGTGCCGGTATGGTACTGGTTATATGCTATGCGGTTTTTGTTCCAGTCAGGCGTATGCTGAACGTATCCGTTTATGCCAAGCCGGTTCACCACAAAGGATTTTGTCACTACCCCCGTGGACCCGTGGTTGTCCCATACGCGCAGGGTTACCCACCAGGTTCCGGGCAGGACATTGCTTAAGGTCACGTTTTTGGTCGTATATGTCCTGGTAACCCCCTGCGGGTCAAAGACGGTCCACTGGTAGGTTATGGGGTCGCCGTCGGGGTCATAGGACTGGTTGGTCAGGGTCACATCATCGCCCTCATAGATCACCGCCGGGGTCCAGGTAAAGGCGGCCACGGGCGGACGGTTGGGGTCGGTTACGGTTATCGTTTTAATCACCGGGTCGCTCCAGACACCGTAACAATCCTGTACACGCAGGTAAACGTCGTAGGTGCCCGGTGCGGTGATCCCGTTCGGTGACCCCAGGGTCCATGTGCTGGCCGGTGTGGGCTTCCATTTCCATTCCCACTCCACTATGCCTTTGTCCGGGCGCCTGTACTGGAAGTCCGGGTCATACGAGAGATCGGTTATGTTCAGCGTCCCCGGCTGGGCCGTGAAATCGGCAACCGGCTTCCGGTGCACTATGATGGACGTGGGCACCGGGTTGGACCACAGCATGTAGTCCAGGAACCTCAGATCGCCATTAACCGGGTTGTCCTGGGCTTTATACGTGATGTCATACTTGCCAACCTTGTCAAAAAGCGATACGGGCGAACTGAGGATTTTATTGTGATAGAACGAATACCCGGAGTTGTTGTCCACATAGTCCGGGTCGTGGACGTAGTACCAGTTGTCCGCGTATTTGGGGTCGTCCTCGTAGTCGGAGTAGTGAGGTTCATAAGCAATACTCTCATTCAACAAAACGTATTTTACCAGCTCGCCTGGTTCAAGTGAAACCTGCGAAGCAATATAATTACCGAGGCTATCAAGCGCTGAAGTGATATTGGTATTATAAAAGAAGGCTCCTCCACTTGAATCCTTTGAAATTATAAAGTCTGCCTCAGCTTTGTTTAATTCTGTACCTAAAACACTGTAGTTAACCTGTTTAGCGGAAAGATTGCTTGCAAAATCAGTTGCCTCCACGCTTTGAAAGTCTGGTAAAGCTACGTCTACATAAAGCCTGTCAAGACAACGATCTTGCGTTGCTTTCACATACCTTATAGTGTCATAAGGAAGATTGTTGCCGTATACGGTTAAAGTTTGATGTTTATAAGCTGTTGCTTTAAAGGAACCTACTCGTGACCAATTAACATTATCCGGACTGACATAAACCTGAATATCTTCCCATATTGTTGAACCCCCACCAGTGTACCCTGTCACAGAAATTGAAAAAATATCAGATTTCTTATAAGACTTGCCAAAATCTATAGCTCTCATTTTGGCCCAGTAATAGTAAATGTCCCACACTTCGCCCCCAGCGGCAGTATTGCCGCCAGAAATACCATAGTTGCCCGCAAAGGAAGAACTCAGAGAAACTATATTTGAATAAGACTCTATATTTTTAAAAGCAATATCATCTGACAAATAAACCAAAAATTTTTGCGCATTATCACGCCAGGTTAATTCATTTAACACCTGCTCGATTGGTTTCGGGGACACCTTTTTTACCGCAATATCATCCAGATAAACAGTTAAAACAGGGTACTGGTCAGCAAACAGCCGAACGTATAGTCTCGTTACATTGCTGGGAATAGCTTCAGGTACAGTTTCAAAATATTCGAAGCCGTTCGTGGTTCGTCCGATAGTTATGCCTGTAGTATCCCAAACAACTCTGTTATAACTGTCGAAGCCAAACAGGTCCACATTTACCAATCCTTTGGTGTACGACTGAACATTAATGTAAGCCGACAACTTCAACTTGTCTCCCGGCACCCAACCACTGATTTCCTGGACCTTTCCATAAGACCAGGTACTACCATCAGGGTTGATCAGCAGTGATTTATTACCTGAGTGTTTTACTACACTTTGGAATGATGTGAAAGAATCCGTATACACATACCCCCCCCAGAACCAATAGGGTGACCCCTGCTCAAGAGAAGGATCTGAAACGATGTTAGACGACTCAACAATTGCTCGTGATACAGTAACTTTTGCGTCAACATCTTTGGCGAGCAGCTTGGGAAGCACATACGAATTAACATCATTGTTAATGTTTGCGATTTTAGCCGGGTCAGTTTCCCCTACCACAACCGCAACATCTGCTTTCGGCTGCGTCCTAGCAACAAAGGAAGTTACCGGAGGTATGTTAATAACCTCAGTTGTTTTCTCGTAAGCAGGTTTATTAATGGTAGTGGCTGTTCTGTAGTCACTGTCATCAATAAATTCCGGAATTGTCGGCTGGCCAAAGCCTTCCTTTACCTCCAGTTCAAACAGGTATTTCCCGACATGACTGGTCCGCAGGGTTGGTGCGGTATTGTTCCCGTCGTCCAGCACGGTCCAGGTCTCGTCAAGGAACGAGCCGTCATTGTTGCTGTCGAACCGGTATTTCCACACCCGCTGCGTGATGATGTCACTATCCGGGGAATATGACCTGTCGGTAAGTTTTATTGTGGCATAGGCGCTGCCGGCCACGCTGTCGGCAGGGTCCCGCAGCACGTAGACCGATGTGGTGAAGTTGGCCACCGGCGGATCGTCCGGGGCTATGACAATGTCCTGAACGGCCCATGCAGAGGCGTATTTTGCGTTATAAACCCGCACTTTAACCCGGTACGTACCCGGCTGCTTAAACAAAACTTCCTGCACCCGGTCGGTGCGGGTACCCAGCTTTATGTCTGACGCCGTGCCGCCCGATACGGGCTCGATAACCAGTTCGTCCCTTGCCGGGTCCAGCGGGTACATGGCCGGCGAACCGCTTCGGCTCCAGTCGATGATCACTTTGCGGTTTTCCTTCAGTGTGCCGGATATGTCCAGGTTGGCCCAGGGTATCGGCTGTTTGATGAATATGGACCGGGAATAGCTGTCCTGAGCGCCGTCATCGTCGGTCACCGTCAGGCGCAGGGTGTACTCGCCATACACATTGAAGGTCACCGTCCCCCCGCTGCTGCCGAGGTTCTGCGTCACCCCTGCCGTGGCCGGCAGGATGGTCCATTTCCGGCTCACGATTGTCCCGTCCGGGTCGCTCGACCGGTCGGTTACGGTCACCTGCTCGCCCTCGTAAGCCTCGGAAGGCCAGGTGAAGTACGCATCCGGCGGCTGGTTGGGCGGCGGCGGTGGCGGTTCATAATCACCTCCGTCATCCTCCGGCGGCGGCGGTGGGGGCTGGTTGGAACCCACGGCAATATAAATTGACTTGGCCGTGCTGCGCCATACGCTGTCACGGGCCAGCAGGCGGAACTCAAAGACACCTTCCTGTTCCATCTTCACCGTGTAGGTGGTCTCAACGTGCTTCGCGTAATACCGCTGGCTGTTGATGTAGGTCTTTCCCGCGCCGGCGAAGCTCAGGTCGATGTACTGGTTCCAGAAAGTATTAGTCTGGGCCTTCAGCGTAAACGTGACCGTATCGCCGACGTTTACCTGGGTTTTGTCGGCAAGAAGCGTGACATACGGCGGAACAGACGTATAGATGGTCATGTAGTGGTTCGCCACGTCATAGGTCCCGCCCTTGCCGCCGCAAAGCTCGATCAGCCGGACAAAATTGGCGAAACGTGTTTCTCCGACTGGCGGATACAATTTCCAACTTTGACTTTGAAGTGCCTGCCGGACATAATCCCGGTTGCCGTTGGCCAGGGCGATCCAGGCGTCCCACTGGGGCTCGCCCACCATCGGGTAGCCGTTGTCCCGAATCCTCTGCTTGTCCACAAACTGGATTATGGTGCCCACTGTGGAGCCGTTTAAACGCACGTCCCACGGGCCGACGGTGTAACAATCCATACTGTTCCATTTGATTACAGAAGTATTGGCCGGTTCCACCTTCTGGGTGTCAGGGTTCCAGAGGCCCAGTATCCAGCCGTAGTTCCTGGTGCTGATAAAGCCCAGGGCGGTGCCCGAAGGGAACAGGCTCGTCAGCAGCGCCAGGACAAGGGCTGCCGACAGGAATTTTCTGCCGGTACGGTTTTTTCTGAGACGCACCGGAACATTACCTCCTTTCGTTGTATTTTTTTTGATTTTTTGCCGCCACAAAAAAAAAGAGCAGCCACAGTAAAAACC
The sequence above is drawn from the Thermincola ferriacetica genome and encodes:
- a CDS encoding PKD domain-containing protein yields the protein MRLRKNRTGRKFLSAALVLALLTSLFPSGTALGFISTRNYGWILGLWNPDTQKVEPANTSVIKWNSMDCYTVGPWDVRLNGSTVGTIIQFVDKQRIRDNGYPMVGEPQWDAWIALANGNRDYVRQALQSQSWKLYPPVGETRFANFVRLIELCGGKGGTYDVANHYMTIYTSVPPYVTLLADKTQVNVGDTVTFTLKAQTNTFWNQYIDLSFAGAGKTYINSQRYYAKHVETTYTVKMEQEGVFEFRLLARDSVWRSTAKSIYIAVGSNQPPPPPPEDDGGDYEPPPPPPNQPPDAYFTWPSEAYEGEQVTVTDRSSDPDGTIVSRKWTILPATAGVTQNLGSSGGTVTFNVYGEYTLRLTVTDDDGAQDSYSRSIFIKQPIPWANLDISGTLKENRKVIIDWSRSGSPAMYPLDPARDELVIEPVSGGTASDIKLGTRTDRVQEVLFKQPGTYRVKVRVYNAKYASAWAVQDIVIAPDDPPVANFTTSVYVLRDPADSVAGSAYATIKLTDRSYSPDSDIITQRVWKYRFDSNNDGSFLDETWTVLDDGNNTAPTLRTSHVGKYLFELEVKEGFGQPTIPEFIDDSDYRTATTINKPAYEKTTEVINIPPVTSFVARTQPKADVAVVVGETDPAKIANINNDVNSYVLPKLLAKDVDAKVTVSRAIVESSNIVSDPSLEQGSPYWFWGGYVYTDSFTSFQSVVKHSGNKSLLINPDGSTWSYGKVQEISGWVPGDKLKLSAYINVQSYTKGLVNVDLFGFDSYNRVVWDTTGITIGRTTNGFEYFETVPEAIPSNVTRLYVRLFADQYPVLTVYLDDIAVKKVSPKPIEQVLNELTWRDNAQKFLVYLSDDIAFKNIESYSNIVSLSSSFAGNYGISGGNTAAGGEVWDIYYYWAKMRAIDFGKSYKKSDIFSISVTGYTGGGSTIWEDIQVYVSPDNVNWSRVGSFKATAYKHQTLTVYGNNLPYDTIRYVKATQDRCLDRLYVDVALPDFQSVEATDFASNLSAKQVNYSVLGTELNKAEADFIISKDSSGGAFFYNTNITSALDSLGNYIASQVSLEPGELVKYVLLNESIAYEPHYSDYEDDPKYADNWYYVHDPDYVDNNSGYSFYHNKILSSPVSLFDKVGKYDITYKAQDNPVNGDLRFLDYMLWSNPVPTSIIVHRKPVADFTAQPGTLNITDLSYDPDFQYRRPDKGIVEWEWKWKPTPASTWTLGSPNGITAPGTYDVYLRVQDCYGVWSDPVIKTITVTDPNRPPVAAFTWTPAVIYEGDDVTLTNQSYDPDGDPITYQWTVFDPQGVTRTYTTKNVTLSNVLPGTWWVTLRVWDNHGSTGVVTKSFVVNRLGINGYVQHTPDWNKNRIAYNQYHTGTDNLPRGYNVFWAGERFVLTAATTDTGSSATKAVSVTATLLNNGITSTLTSTDRVNWTGDMWQPDFEQLPDGTYTFRFRVTYSNGVVKTDDAAIIISGSWQDYFRYHRSQ
- a CDS encoding AAA family ATPase, translated to MTIVPALSVAIQAGTPVLAWGPPGVGKTASISALADKLGLPLEVVLASIREPADFSGLPVIRDNGVVMEPPAWARRLAEAGKGILFLDEISTAPPAVQAALLRVVLDRVVGDLPLPDGVSVVAAANPPEQAAGGWDLSAPLANRFCHLTWSLDTEAWVDGMIQGWRIPVVPRLPDGWEAGIPASRALVAGFIRHRPHLLLQVPASDEQAGRAWPSPRSWDMAARLLAACDAAQAGEDVAASLVAGCVGEGAGLEFLAWRKALDLPDPEEILAHPDRFRIPERGDQAFAVLTAVVSAAVGNLTKDRWLAAWQVLARAAEQGVKDIAAAAAKALAAAKKPNLPLPQKELREFIPLLQKGGLM